One segment of Nodosilinea sp. PGN35 DNA contains the following:
- a CDS encoding glycosyltransferase family 2 protein produces the protein MKIPVAVFSYNRPGHTQKALEALSQCNGLEHCQIYLFSDAPREPAQTARVEETRTVLRHWADRLGATLVERSENLGLSKSIVSGVSSLCDEYGRVIVLEDDLIVGPDFLTYMVSALERYADEAQVMQIGGCTLASPSPLARDAFFLPVTTTWGWATWGRAWRQFSWVPADLEAARTEPQWLEIFNLHGTYNYLQMLDDRLAGRNDSWGILWWYAVSRQGGLVLYPKTNLVQNIGFDGSGIHCGAGDFDTELAASAPDNARELAWPDGIAYEPAHLARLEAFLAPPQSSVAAAHPPSRLLQFCKTTLSRLTKMA, from the coding sequence ATGAAAATTCCCGTCGCTGTCTTTTCCTACAATCGCCCCGGTCATACTCAAAAGGCTCTTGAGGCACTGTCCCAATGCAACGGGCTAGAGCACTGCCAAATTTACCTATTCTCTGACGCTCCCCGCGAGCCTGCCCAGACCGCCAGGGTAGAGGAAACCCGGACTGTGCTGCGGCATTGGGCTGACAGGTTGGGGGCCACCCTGGTTGAGCGCTCAGAAAACCTGGGCCTGTCAAAATCCATTGTCAGCGGCGTCTCGAGCCTGTGCGACGAGTACGGGCGGGTGATTGTGCTGGAAGATGACCTGATCGTCGGCCCCGATTTTTTGACCTACATGGTGAGCGCCCTGGAGCGCTACGCCGATGAGGCCCAGGTCATGCAGATTGGGGGCTGCACCCTGGCCAGCCCCAGCCCGCTGGCCCGCGATGCCTTCTTTCTGCCGGTGACGACGACCTGGGGCTGGGCCACCTGGGGGCGGGCCTGGCGGCAGTTTTCCTGGGTGCCCGCGGATCTGGAGGCGGCCAGAACCGAGCCCCAGTGGCTTGAGATCTTTAACCTGCACGGCACCTACAACTACCTGCAAATGCTGGACGATCGCCTGGCCGGGCGGAACGATTCCTGGGGCATTCTCTGGTGGTATGCGGTGTCGCGGCAGGGAGGGCTGGTGCTGTACCCCAAAACCAACCTGGTGCAAAATATCGGCTTTGACGGCTCGGGCATTCACTGCGGCGCGGGGGATTTTGACACCGAACTGGCCGCCAGTGCCCCCGACAATGCTCGGGAGCTGGCCTGGCCCGATGGCATTGCCTACGAACCCGCCCATCTGGCCCGGCTAGAGGCGTTCTTGGCTCCCCCTCAAAGCTCTGTAGCCGCCGCTCATCCCCCCTCCAGACTGCTACAGTTTTGCAAAACTACGCTCTCCAGGCTGACTAAAATGGCCTGA
- a CDS encoding ferredoxin--nitrite reductase produces MTTSINTASAAATAKLNKFEQFKADKDGLLVKHELEQFAQLGWEAVDDTDLTHRLKWLGIFFRPVTPGKFMLRLRLPNGLLTGYKARTLAEIIQRYGEDGSADITTRQNLQLRGILLEDIPDIFRRMQAAGLTSIQSGMDNVRNITGSPVAGLDADELIDTQGLVRKVQDMITANGEGNPAFTNLPRKFNIAIEGGRDNSIHAEINDIAFVPAYREGVLGFNVVVGGFFSARRCEAAIPLDAWVAPDDSVVELCRAILEVYRDHGPRVNRQKARLMWLIDEWGLDRFRAEVEAAYGQPLLSAAPTDEMDWDKRDHIGVYPQKQVGLNYVGLHVPVGRLTASDLFDLARLAEVYGSGELRLTVEQNVIIPNVPDSRLPVLLEEPLLEKFSIAPSALTRSLVSCTGAQFCNFALVETKQRALALALALDAELTLAQPVRIHWTGCPNSCGQPQVADIGLMGTKVRKDGKTVEGVDIFMGGKVGKEAHLGEKVQQGIPCDELHGVLRSLLIDNFGARPKAEASPSQNGVTVTGVMVTAD; encoded by the coding sequence GTGACCACTTCTATAAACACGGCCAGCGCAGCGGCCACCGCCAAACTCAACAAGTTTGAACAATTTAAGGCCGACAAAGACGGGCTGCTGGTCAAGCACGAGCTAGAGCAGTTTGCCCAGCTGGGGTGGGAAGCCGTCGACGACACCGACCTCACCCACCGGCTCAAGTGGCTGGGCATTTTCTTTCGCCCGGTGACGCCCGGCAAATTTATGCTGCGGCTGCGGCTGCCCAACGGGCTGCTGACCGGCTACAAGGCCCGCACCCTGGCGGAGATTATCCAGCGCTACGGCGAAGACGGCAGCGCCGACATCACCACCCGGCAAAATCTCCAGCTGCGGGGCATTTTGCTCGAAGATATTCCCGACATTTTTCGCCGCATGCAGGCGGCGGGCCTGACCTCGATTCAGTCGGGCATGGACAACGTGCGCAACATCACCGGCTCCCCGGTGGCGGGCCTCGATGCCGATGAGCTGATCGACACCCAGGGGCTGGTGCGCAAGGTGCAGGACATGATCACCGCCAACGGGGAGGGCAACCCGGCCTTCACCAACCTGCCCCGCAAGTTCAACATTGCGATCGAGGGGGGACGCGACAACTCTATCCACGCCGAGATCAACGACATCGCCTTTGTGCCCGCCTACCGTGAGGGAGTTTTGGGCTTTAACGTGGTGGTGGGTGGGTTCTTCTCGGCCCGGCGCTGCGAGGCGGCGATTCCGCTCGACGCCTGGGTGGCCCCCGACGACAGCGTGGTGGAGCTGTGCCGCGCCATTCTGGAGGTGTACCGCGACCACGGCCCCCGAGTGAACCGGCAGAAAGCGCGGCTGATGTGGCTGATCGACGAGTGGGGCCTGGATCGGTTTCGGGCTGAAGTAGAAGCGGCCTACGGCCAGCCCCTGCTGAGTGCCGCCCCCACTGACGAAATGGACTGGGACAAGCGCGACCACATCGGCGTCTACCCCCAGAAGCAGGTGGGGCTCAACTACGTGGGCCTGCACGTGCCGGTGGGACGCCTCACCGCCAGCGACCTGTTCGATCTGGCCCGCCTGGCGGAGGTCTACGGCAGTGGCGAGCTGCGCCTGACCGTGGAGCAGAACGTGATCATTCCCAACGTGCCGGACTCGCGCCTGCCGGTGCTGCTGGAGGAGCCGCTGTTGGAGAAGTTTTCCATTGCGCCCTCGGCGCTGACGCGATCGCTGGTCTCCTGCACCGGGGCGCAGTTCTGCAACTTTGCCCTGGTCGAAACCAAGCAGCGCGCCCTGGCGTTGGCCCTGGCCCTGGACGCCGAACTCACCCTGGCTCAGCCGGTGCGGATTCACTGGACGGGCTGCCCCAACTCCTGCGGCCAGCCCCAGGTGGCCGACATTGGCCTGATGGGCACCAAGGTGCGCAAGGACGGCAAAACCGTAGAGGGGGTCGATATCTTTATGGGCGGCAAGGTGGGCAAAGAGGCCCACCTGGGCGAAAAGGTGCAGCAGGGCATTCCCTGCGACGAGCTGCACGGGGTGCTGCGATCGCTCTTGATCGACAACTTCGGTGCTCGGCCCAAAGCCGAAGCCAGCCCCTCCCAAAACGGTGTGACCGTGACGGGCGTGATGGTGACGGCGGACTAA
- a CDS encoding acyltransferase — MKQFFRQVKRRAVRALARELELETGQGPEASQGVRLCRLGAGSVLAPEAQISNLLEDADAIAIGQNTHIRGQLLTYGHGGKITVGDWCYIGARSEIWSMASITIGDRVLIAHNVNIHDGTAHSRVADERHRHFRHIIERGHPTTADQLPGVVSAAVVIEDDVWISFGVTILKGVTIGRGSIIAAGSVVTRDVPPDTLYRCQISPVMTPLTPVLQPSPPRLGNP, encoded by the coding sequence GTGAAGCAGTTTTTTCGTCAAGTCAAGCGGAGGGCGGTGAGAGCCCTGGCCCGAGAGCTGGAACTCGAGACGGGGCAGGGGCCTGAGGCCAGCCAGGGCGTTCGTCTGTGTCGCCTGGGGGCGGGCTCGGTGCTGGCCCCCGAGGCTCAGATCAGCAACCTGCTAGAGGATGCAGACGCGATCGCCATTGGGCAAAACACCCACATTCGCGGGCAGCTGCTCACCTACGGCCACGGCGGCAAGATTACCGTGGGCGACTGGTGCTACATCGGGGCGCGCTCCGAGATCTGGTCGATGGCGTCGATCACAATCGGCGATCGCGTGCTGATCGCCCACAACGTCAACATCCACGACGGCACGGCCCATTCTCGGGTGGCCGACGAGCGCCATCGACACTTTCGCCATATTATTGAGCGGGGCCACCCCACCACGGCAGATCAGCTGCCGGGGGTGGTTTCGGCAGCCGTTGTCATCGAAGACGACGTGTGGATCAGCTTTGGGGTCACCATCCTCAAGGGGGTCACCATTGGCCGAGGCAGTATAATTGCAGCGGGTTCTGTGGTGACTCGAGATGTGCCGCCTGACACCCTCTACCGCTGTCAAATTTCTCCGGTGATGACTCCCCTGACTCCGGTTTTGCAGCCCTCGCCGCCTCGCCTCGGCAATCCCTAG
- a CDS encoding class I SAM-dependent methyltransferase — protein MSQMTWEESVQWLREQPDQQRLVAACYFDDPLLEAAQRFWQSDEWQATAALLPQPSGRALDLGAGRGIGSYALARDGWQVTALEPDPSPLVGAEAIRDLAQRCGLPIEVVSEYSERLPFADNTFAVVNCRQALHHAHNLEQTCREVYRVLKPGGVMIATREHVISQPEDLQAFLDSHPLHRFYGGEHAYLLSEYLAALEQAGLQMRQVLAPLDSPINYFPMTSEQWREYCIKPVAKLIGPGLARGLFNPQHPLGRWGLTQLANFRNRVDQTPGRLYTFVAVKPSAARSGG, from the coding sequence ATGAGTCAAATGACATGGGAAGAATCGGTTCAGTGGCTGCGCGAGCAGCCCGACCAGCAGCGGCTGGTGGCCGCCTGCTACTTCGACGACCCGCTGCTGGAGGCGGCCCAGCGTTTTTGGCAGAGCGACGAGTGGCAGGCGACGGCGGCGCTGCTGCCCCAGCCCTCCGGTCGCGCCCTCGACCTGGGGGCTGGGCGGGGCATTGGTAGCTATGCCCTGGCCCGCGACGGCTGGCAGGTCACCGCCCTCGAGCCCGACCCCAGCCCGCTGGTGGGGGCCGAGGCCATCCGCGACCTGGCCCAGCGCTGCGGCCTGCCCATCGAGGTGGTCAGCGAGTATTCCGAACGGCTGCCCTTTGCCGACAACACCTTTGCGGTGGTCAACTGCCGTCAGGCGCTCCACCACGCCCACAACCTGGAGCAGACCTGCCGCGAGGTCTACCGGGTACTCAAGCCCGGCGGCGTCATGATTGCCACCCGCGAGCACGTGATCAGCCAGCCCGAAGACCTGCAAGCGTTTCTTGACTCCCACCCCCTGCACCGGTTTTACGGCGGCGAGCATGCCTACCTGCTCAGCGAGTACCTCGCCGCCCTGGAACAGGCCGGGCTGCAAATGCGTCAGGTCTTAGCTCCCCTAGACTCTCCCATCAACTACTTTCCTATGACTTCAGAGCAGTGGCGCGAGTACTGTATTAAGCCGGTGGCCAAGCTGATTGGCCCTGGTCTGGCGCGGGGGCTGTTTAACCCTCAGCACCCCCTGGGGCGCTGGGGGCTGACCCAGTTGGCCAATTTTCGTAACCGTGTGGATCAAACGCCGGGTAGGCTCTACACGTTTGTTGCCGTTAAGCCGTCAGCGGCCAGGAGTGGGGGGTAA
- a CDS encoding HEAT repeat domain-containing protein produces the protein MVEGPGSSADSPRARFQVNQEYAVAPFDEFAVLGAAVGQTGAAVARLRAGDFHDRWEQSRQIADLGEAALPDLLALVQNEACDWEARWFAARALGEFDRPEVTAALVTTFATTADEDLRQAVAAALTQIGPSAIAALGEQLAQPALRPAAVQALARIHHPATVPLLKQAMADERWPVRATALDALSAFADPTLLPVVQRSLGDPAAAVRGAAIRGLLGMRARLSTPQLIDALAPLLRDADEQVAQQAAYALGRLSTAAAAAPLLELLQTPDTPEALQIFTVQALGWQNTTTALEGLIQAWDRLEHPARLALVQGLAAVAPDHRFLATSALANWLQRLPAVAKNSTLRRHLVLALGQMGDPTLEAELRSLLHDPDPGVQLHAEAALRQLQTQAV, from the coding sequence ATGGTGGAGGGGCCCGGCTCCAGTGCCGACAGCCCCAGAGCTAGATTCCAAGTCAACCAGGAGTATGCGGTGGCCCCTTTTGATGAGTTTGCGGTTTTGGGTGCGGCGGTGGGTCAGACCGGGGCGGCGGTAGCCAGGCTGCGCGCCGGAGATTTTCACGATCGCTGGGAGCAGTCGCGCCAGATTGCTGACCTGGGGGAGGCGGCGCTGCCCGACCTGCTGGCCCTGGTGCAAAATGAGGCCTGCGACTGGGAGGCCCGCTGGTTTGCCGCCCGCGCCCTGGGAGAGTTTGACCGCCCCGAGGTGACCGCCGCGCTGGTGACCACCTTCGCCACCACCGCCGATGAGGATCTGCGCCAGGCGGTGGCGGCGGCCCTGACCCAGATTGGCCCCTCGGCGATCGCCGCCCTGGGCGAGCAGCTGGCCCAACCCGCTCTGCGGCCCGCTGCGGTGCAGGCTCTGGCCCGCATTCACCACCCCGCCACCGTTCCCCTGCTGAAGCAGGCCATGGCAGACGAGCGGTGGCCCGTGCGGGCCACCGCCCTCGATGCCCTCAGCGCCTTTGCCGACCCCACCCTGCTGCCCGTGGTGCAGCGCAGCCTGGGCGACCCGGCGGCGGCGGTGCGGGGGGCAGCCATTCGCGGGCTGCTGGGGATGCGAGCGCGCCTGTCTACCCCCCAGCTAATCGATGCCCTCGCGCCGCTGCTCAGAGACGCCGATGAACAGGTGGCCCAGCAGGCCGCCTACGCCCTGGGGCGGCTGTCGACGGCGGCGGCGGCAGCGCCGCTGCTAGAGCTGCTGCAAACCCCCGACACCCCTGAGGCTCTGCAAATTTTTACCGTGCAGGCCCTGGGCTGGCAGAACACCACCACCGCCCTGGAAGGTTTGATTCAGGCCTGGGATCGCCTGGAGCATCCGGCTCGGCTGGCCCTGGTGCAGGGGCTGGCCGCTGTGGCCCCCGACCACCGTTTCCTCGCCACCTCGGCCCTGGCAAACTGGCTCCAGCGGTTGCCAGCCGTCGCTAAAAACAGTACCCTGCGCCGTCACCTGGTGCTGGCCCTGGGCCAGATGGGCGACCCGACACTAGAGGCCGAGCTGCGATCGCTGCTGCACGACCCCGACCCCGGCGTGCAGCTCCACGCCGAGGCAGCCCTGCGCCAGCTCCAGACTCAGGCGGTCTAA
- a CDS encoding molybdopterin oxidoreductase family protein: MTDPAKTLCPYCGVGCGLEVLPPAQPHKPTHRDPQGNPLWQTRGDRAHPSSQGMVCVKGATVAESLDRDRLKYPMLRASLDEPFQRVSWEVAFGAIVSRIRTVRDTMGPDGICVYGSGQFQTEDYYVAQKLVKGCLGTNNFDANSRLCMSSAVAGYIQSFGSDGPPCCYADLEATDCAFLIGTNAAECHPIVFNRLKKHHKRNGQVKLIVVDPRRTDTAKAADLHLAIRPGSDITLLNGIGHLLLRWGALDPEFIDGCTQGFAAYTEVLRHYEPELVADRCGIAVTDLETAARTWASAKAVLSLWSMGLNQSSEGTAKVRSLINLHLMTGNIGRPGAGPFSLTGQPNAMGGREAGGLSHILPGYRLVKNADHRRQIEDYWGLPSGQISPTPGLAVGEMVLALEHQRVGLLWIAATNPAVSLPDLNRTKAALGQSPFTVYQDAYYPTETAEFAHLLLPAAQWGEKTGTMTNSERVITLCAAFRPPPGEARPDWEIFAEVGRRLGFADQFTFANSAEVYREFAAITRGQPCDITGVCHDRLRDLGPIQWPCPDPETTATAAARHDKRLYTRGIFNTADGRARFAALHSNGLAEPPDETFPFVLTTGRLYGHWHTQTRTGRIEKIQKMHPAPFLEINPRDAQQLQVQGGEWVEVRSQRGRARLPLLVTQNIRRGTLFVPMHWGALWADDAECNAVTHGEVCPISGQPELKACAVQVVPLSRLDPAQTVAPETLPQALESSILSAAPTP; this comes from the coding sequence ATGACCGACCCCGCCAAAACCCTGTGTCCCTACTGCGGCGTGGGTTGCGGCCTGGAAGTTCTCCCCCCGGCCCAGCCCCACAAGCCCACCCACCGCGATCCCCAGGGCAACCCGCTGTGGCAGACCAGGGGCGATCGCGCCCATCCCTCCAGCCAGGGCATGGTGTGCGTCAAGGGGGCGACGGTGGCTGAATCGCTGGATCGCGATCGGCTCAAGTACCCGATGCTGCGGGCTTCGCTGGATGAGCCCTTCCAGCGGGTGAGCTGGGAGGTGGCCTTCGGTGCGATCGTCAGCCGCATCCGCACCGTGCGCGACACAATGGGGCCAGACGGCATCTGCGTCTACGGCTCGGGGCAGTTTCAAACCGAAGACTACTACGTGGCCCAAAAGCTGGTGAAGGGCTGCCTCGGCACCAACAACTTTGACGCCAACTCGCGGCTGTGCATGTCGTCGGCGGTGGCGGGCTACATCCAGAGCTTTGGCAGCGACGGCCCGCCCTGCTGCTACGCCGATCTCGAGGCCACCGACTGCGCCTTTTTGATCGGCACCAACGCCGCCGAGTGCCACCCGATTGTCTTTAACCGACTCAAGAAGCACCACAAGCGCAACGGCCAGGTCAAGCTGATTGTGGTCGATCCCCGCCGCACCGATACCGCCAAGGCCGCCGACCTGCACCTGGCGATTCGCCCCGGCAGCGACATCACCCTGCTCAACGGCATCGGCCACCTGCTGCTGCGCTGGGGTGCCCTCGACCCCGAGTTTATCGACGGCTGCACCCAGGGCTTTGCCGCCTACACCGAGGTGCTGCGCCACTACGAGCCTGAGCTAGTGGCCGATCGCTGCGGCATTGCCGTGACCGACCTTGAAACCGCTGCCCGCACCTGGGCCAGCGCCAAGGCGGTTCTCTCGCTGTGGTCGATGGGGCTGAATCAGTCCTCGGAGGGCACTGCCAAGGTGCGCTCGTTAATCAACCTGCACCTGATGACCGGCAACATCGGTCGTCCGGGGGCGGGGCCATTTTCGCTGACCGGGCAGCCCAACGCCATGGGGGGCCGCGAGGCCGGGGGGCTGTCCCACATTCTGCCGGGCTACCGCCTGGTGAAAAATGCCGACCACCGCCGCCAGATTGAAGACTACTGGGGCCTGCCCAGCGGGCAGATCTCGCCCACCCCGGGTCTGGCGGTGGGCGAAATGGTGCTGGCCCTGGAGCACCAGCGGGTGGGCCTGCTGTGGATTGCCGCCACCAACCCGGCGGTCAGCCTGCCCGACCTCAACCGCACCAAGGCCGCCCTGGGCCAGTCGCCTTTTACGGTGTATCAGGACGCCTACTACCCCACCGAAACCGCCGAGTTTGCCCACCTGCTGCTGCCCGCCGCCCAGTGGGGCGAAAAAACCGGCACCATGACCAACTCCGAGCGGGTGATCACCCTCTGCGCCGCCTTTCGCCCGCCCCCCGGCGAGGCCCGCCCCGACTGGGAGATCTTTGCCGAGGTGGGCCGCCGCCTGGGCTTTGCCGACCAGTTTACCTTTGCCAATAGCGCCGAGGTCTACCGCGAGTTTGCGGCCATTACCCGAGGCCAGCCCTGCGACATCACCGGGGTTTGCCACGATCGCCTGCGCGATCTCGGCCCCATTCAGTGGCCCTGCCCCGACCCCGAGACCACCGCCACCGCCGCTGCCCGCCACGACAAGCGCCTCTACACCCGAGGTATTTTCAACACCGCCGACGGTCGCGCCCGCTTTGCCGCCCTCCACTCCAACGGCCTGGCCGAACCCCCCGACGAAACGTTTCCCTTTGTGCTGACTACCGGGCGGCTCTACGGCCACTGGCACACCCAGACCCGCACCGGACGGATTGAAAAAATTCAGAAAATGCACCCGGCCCCGTTTCTCGAGATCAACCCCCGCGACGCCCAGCAGCTTCAGGTGCAGGGGGGGGAGTGGGTGGAGGTGCGATCGCAGCGAGGCCGCGCCCGCCTGCCCCTGCTGGTCACCCAAAACATTCGCCGGGGCACGCTGTTTGTGCCCATGCACTGGGGTGCCCTCTGGGCCGACGATGCCGAGTGCAACGCCGTCACCCACGGCGAGGTCTGCCCGATCTCAGGCCAGCCCGAGCTGAAGGCCTGCGCGGTGCAGGTGGTGCCCCTCAGCCGCCTCGACCCAGCGCAAACCGTCGCCCCCGAAACTTTACCCCAGGCGCTAGAATCGTCTATTCTCTCAGCAGCACCCACTCCCTGA
- a CDS encoding phosphate-starvation-inducible PsiE family protein, with the protein MAKRAKRLANQLTNQLKNETFLERLHQFEGSISKLLSVGMVIVILAIVFDLAVVLVRAIFTTAPGAFLGQTVIDIFGLFLTVLIALEILENITAYIQKHVVQVELVIATALTAVGRKFIILDLAKVTGTTLIGLAIAIFALAISYWIVRVSHR; encoded by the coding sequence ATGGCGAAACGGGCCAAACGGCTGGCCAACCAGCTGACTAATCAGCTCAAAAATGAAACGTTTTTGGAGCGATTACACCAGTTCGAGGGCAGCATTTCTAAGCTGCTTTCAGTGGGTATGGTAATCGTCATTTTGGCGATCGTGTTTGATCTGGCCGTGGTGCTGGTGCGAGCCATTTTTACCACCGCCCCCGGTGCATTTTTGGGCCAGACCGTGATCGATATTTTTGGCCTGTTCTTGACGGTGCTAATCGCCCTGGAGATTCTGGAAAATATCACCGCCTACATTCAAAAACACGTGGTGCAGGTGGAGCTGGTGATCGCCACGGCCCTGACAGCGGTAGGGCGAAAGTTCATTATTCTGGACCTGGCCAAGGTGACGGGGACAACGCTGATTGGGCTGGCGATCGCCATCTTTGCCCTGGCGATCAGCTACTGGATTGTGCGGGTCAGCCACCGTTAA
- a CDS encoding ABC transporter ATP-binding protein → MQEELSIVAENVSKKFGLTLKQSMKYGLRDIGKNLLGRQVKTELLRQGEFWAVRDVSFTLRRGEALGIMGVNGSGKTTLLRILNGVYAPDTGFIQMRGRVGALIAAGAGFAPMLSGRENVYVNGALLGLSTEEIDSLIDEIVAFSELSEFIDLPVKNYSSGMYVRLGFAIAALSRPDILLMDEVLAVGDLNFQKKCFDYILKLKQQGTAIILVSHSPGAIWSVCDRGLFMDHGLVEVNGTAEDVVRAYDDQNSRNALASNIQFNQAVAANLKKDSSAALETLSSEYGGNLVGTNDVVCHALRVVSAETGLVVNEVEFQEPIVLELDVEVYQEIRDFVLRIVIDAVHYKNILTLDSYEQGYPLGMVAPGKYKFTVKVSNQNLRPGAYNFNIAVISKHVAAHLFLWLKCGDIIVLTPKNLFFYSEPLAVMHVPADFSYQKL, encoded by the coding sequence ATGCAGGAAGAGCTATCTATCGTTGCGGAGAACGTCTCTAAAAAGTTTGGCCTCACCCTGAAGCAGTCGATGAAGTACGGCCTGCGCGACATCGGCAAAAACCTGCTGGGTCGCCAGGTGAAGACCGAACTGCTGCGCCAGGGGGAGTTTTGGGCAGTGCGCGACGTCAGTTTTACCCTCAGGCGCGGCGAAGCGCTGGGCATTATGGGGGTCAACGGCAGCGGCAAGACAACGCTGCTGCGGATTCTCAACGGGGTCTATGCCCCCGATACGGGGTTTATTCAAATGCGGGGCCGGGTGGGGGCGCTGATTGCGGCGGGGGCGGGGTTTGCCCCGATGCTCTCGGGGCGCGAAAATGTCTACGTTAACGGTGCCCTGCTGGGCCTATCCACCGAAGAAATCGACAGCCTGATCGATGAGATTGTGGCGTTTTCGGAGCTGAGCGAGTTTATCGATCTGCCGGTGAAGAACTACTCGTCGGGGATGTACGTGCGGCTGGGGTTTGCGATCGCCGCCCTCAGCCGCCCCGACATTTTGCTGATGGATGAGGTGCTGGCCGTGGGCGACCTCAACTTTCAGAAGAAATGCTTCGACTACATTCTCAAGCTCAAGCAGCAGGGGACGGCGATTATTCTGGTGTCGCACTCGCCGGGGGCGATCTGGTCGGTGTGCGATCGCGGCCTGTTTATGGATCACGGGCTGGTGGAAGTCAACGGCACCGCCGAAGACGTGGTGCGGGCCTACGACGATCAAAACTCCCGCAACGCCCTGGCCTCAAATATTCAGTTTAATCAGGCGGTAGCGGCCAACCTGAAAAAAGACAGTAGCGCGGCCCTAGAAACCCTGTCTAGCGAGTACGGCGGCAACCTGGTCGGCACCAACGACGTCGTTTGCCATGCTCTGAGGGTGGTCTCCGCTGAAACCGGATTGGTCGTCAATGAAGTTGAGTTTCAGGAGCCCATAGTCCTTGAACTTGATGTGGAGGTCTACCAGGAAATTAGAGACTTTGTTTTAAGAATTGTGATTGACGCGGTTCACTACAAGAATATTCTCACCCTGGACAGTTATGAACAGGGCTATCCCCTGGGTATGGTTGCCCCGGGGAAATACAAATTTACCGTCAAAGTTAGCAATCAAAATCTGCGCCCCGGAGCCTATAACTTTAACATCGCGGTGATTAGCAAGCATGTGGCGGCCCATCTGTTTCTGTGGCTAAAATGCGGAGACATTATTGTATTGACGCCAAAGAACCTGTTTTTCTACTCTGAGCCCCTGGCGGTGATGCATGTTCCTGCGGACTTTTCCTATCAAAAACTATAG
- a CDS encoding ABC transporter permease, whose product MQRKQSIERQSQVIRTYQAGEKSLWPVGSVKLAFKELYFSRHAIWHLFVRDFVAGFRQKIFGYFWILASPLLGILSFVFMNSTGILDPGDLDIPYPIFVFIGTSLWGLLTITTTTVANGLIGNSDLIMRTNIPKVGLAVTGMASVLYNFLISIVVLFIILIAFRLSPALVGWIYPLAVVPLVLMGIGFGLVLAVVGSVARDITSIFVNLLGLAMYITPVVYSAEFANPQLQQIVRFNPLTYLVDTPRSLLILGQMPHPWGFALATLVSVLVLVIGIHMFYLVKDKVAERL is encoded by the coding sequence ATGCAACGCAAGCAGTCAATCGAACGGCAGAGCCAGGTGATTCGCACCTACCAGGCGGGAGAAAAGTCGCTGTGGCCCGTGGGCTCGGTCAAGCTCGCCTTCAAAGAGCTGTACTTCTCACGCCACGCCATTTGGCACCTGTTTGTGCGCGATTTTGTGGCGGGCTTTCGGCAAAAAATCTTCGGCTACTTTTGGATTTTGGCCTCGCCCCTGCTGGGCATTCTCAGCTTTGTGTTTATGAATTCCACCGGCATTCTCGATCCGGGGGATCTGGATATTCCCTACCCGATTTTTGTCTTTATTGGCACCAGTCTGTGGGGGCTGCTGACTATCACCACCACCACCGTCGCCAACGGACTGATCGGCAACTCTGATCTGATCATGCGCACCAACATTCCCAAGGTGGGGCTGGCGGTGACGGGCATGGCCAGCGTGCTGTACAACTTTTTGATCAGCATTGTGGTGCTGTTCATTATTTTGATTGCGTTTCGGCTGTCGCCCGCCCTGGTGGGATGGATATATCCCCTGGCGGTGGTGCCCCTGGTGCTGATGGGCATTGGCTTTGGGCTGGTGCTGGCGGTGGTGGGCTCGGTGGCGCGAGACATCACCTCGATCTTCGTCAACCTGCTGGGCCTGGCGATGTACATTACCCCGGTGGTGTACTCCGCCGAGTTTGCCAACCCCCAGCTTCAGCAGATTGTGCGGTTTAACCCGCTCACCTACCTGGTGGATACCCCCCGCAGCCTCTTGATTTTGGGGCAGATGCCCCATCCTTGGGGCTTTGCCCTGGCTACCCTGGTGTCGGTGCTGGTGCTGGTGATTGGCATTCACATGTTTTATTTGGTGAAAGATAAAGTGGCGGAGCGTTTGTAG